AATGAGATGCACTTGGTCGCACTGAGGGATCAGTGCTGGTCAGTAGGGTGATATACTTAGCCAGAAGTGGCCAGCTTTTAGATAGAGTGTTGGGGATCTTGCTCTGCCGTAGTTCTTCAAGTGTGTGCACACGCTCCATCTCAGTCCCAAATGGCTGGAATAACTCCAAGGTAATCACTCCTATACTGTACAGATCTGACTgtacaaatgaaacaaataaattttACTACATTTTTAGTATGAAAGATGAAAAAGCCAGACACCAAAGTACAGCCCAAAAAACAGCAGACATTACATTATAACAGTCTGTAACTTTACCATTTTTCCTTACCTTTGAATCATAGTGAGAACCCTTAAGTTGTTCTGGGGCAGCATAAACAAAAGTTCCCACTCCACTAGTGTGAGCTGAGTCTAGTATGAAAAGTGTAATGAGAAATAATATGTTGCATTAGTtctctgctgccatctactgttACCTGCCAATTAATCAGAGTTAGTTTcgctaaaaaaaatcagaaaatgaGAATAATGTAAAgatgtatttgtaaatattttagttcAGAATTTTTAATAACTCAAATACGCTTGTGAATACAGAAGAAGTTACAAGGCCTGTCACCTGTGTTTACACTTGCTTGAGAGCTGGAGGGCAGCTGCTCATGTTCGTCTATTATTATGTTCCGGCAAGCCAATCCAAAGTCCCCTATCTTCACATGGCACTCAGGTCCATGAAGGAAAATGTTCCTaggctgtaaataaaaaaatataattgtaacaaACTTGCAACAAACAGACACTATAATTTATCATAGACACTATCTATCATAGACACATCTTTTTATTGTTACACAAATACAACATCCACAGTAATAAATAtccaaaattattttgttaagTTTTAACATATTAATCGCTTAAAAATTACATTGGTTTAGGAATTTCATAGGTAACTGTGTATTCTAGCCTTTcgtttattaaaaaatgtgtgcAGTTCCAATTGGTATTCGGGCTTACTATTATATTGTTTAAAAGACTAAGTATCCAGAAGAGATGCATTAAAGAAAATACAGTGTTCCCTTACTATGACAAACAGATAAAGAGACACGAAGAGTATTTGACAAAGTGACTATctgcaattaattttattttgaaataattgatTGTTAAATGCCATGGTGGCTGTAAACTGGTGCTTTGCTAATTGTTGTGCCACACCAGCCCAATCAATAGCTGTTATCAAAACACTAGGTCTCCTCCCATGCAGACTAATGCGTTTACAGTTTCAAGCCAGACATGTACTAGATATTTGTGTGGTGAAAAATACCAAGTTATGCAAACCAGCAAAATAAGCACACATACCTTAAGATCTCTGTGCATAATACCACGGGAATGAATGTACTCAACTCCTTCcagtattttctttaaaatgttcaatGCGCGTTCAGAGTCAACTGACTCACAAGGATCTGTGGATCAATGCATTggttaaaaaaatgctaaaataatccAACAACTCAATTATATGCTGTGACTGATTCCATGATATGTTCAGTAAATCAgcttttcttgtctttcttgtTCAGCCAATGTGTCAGCCATTGCAAAAACAGGAATGGGTGTATGTGTAGTGTAAGTAAATTCAGATGAATAAAGTGACCTCACCTACTGACATCAACAGTCCCTCTGTGGTCCTTAAGTTTCTTTCCTGTATCCAGTCTTTCAAAGATCGCTCACACAGCTGCATTTGTATATAAAGCATTAAGTGGAGTTGAACCTATAGAcaggaacaagaaaaaaaaaatgatgaaaaacataAAAGATTTCAATCAATTGTTACATTCAGTGTTTAGTTAACCATATACCTCATGTGCCTGCTTTTCTGACCATTCAGCAGTGTCCATATCGATGTAAGAGTTATTGTTCAATTCCAGTGTGTTTTGACTGAGGTCGTCCTCTGAGAGAGTCGAGCTCTCCCATTTAGCTGCAGGGCATTTGTTCACTGTAGCACGTGGCTTTCCCAGAAACACACATGGAACAATGTTTTGTGGGTTGTGGACATTTTTGGGGCAAACGGCATGTCCCATCTCTTCTTTTGAAGTTGAGGGTTTCACTGAGAGGCTCTCTAATGCAGCCTGATTTTCTTTGCCTTCTGCTTCTTCAGAATGTTCAAAGACAATGGACGATCCATTGCTGCTGTTAGTGTTTTCCTGTGTACACCTAAAGCAAGAAACATTTTCAGTATGCTGTTGTAAACGTGTTACAACTAGTAAATTGTGTTGAGAAAAACCGTCATTTTCAAACCATCTTACCCATCTCTCTGTAAAGGTTTCTCTAATGCTGGAAATGTTTGTGAAATAAGGGATTTTGGATCTAGTGAGAAAAACAGACAATTTTACATGTTAATGTAATTTTTGTATGACTCAGGAAATACTGAATAAAAGCAAAGCATGGTTCAAATGGCTTTATCTCCTAATGTAACAACATCAAGACAGCAACTAACTTTTCACAGCAGGCTGAACATGCTCCATCCATGCTGTGTGATATCCAACAATATTGGGATGCTGAAGGCTGGAGAGCACTTTAACCTCTCTAAGAACCTGCGAGGAGATAAAAACAGAtgcaattaaagctgcaagcagcgatgaacgggccctcgcacccgggctcaccgccatcgtgttgctttagtaaaaaggtgaacattgagaaatatgcatttaatgtcctaaatataagtggaatatatcaaagtatatcccatatatgtgccaatcttaccgttgccagcaggtggcgctatcattataatggaatattggccttcagatgtgttcaggccaggactcttatcaaacatgtgaagtttggggaagattgaacattttatgcttaagttacaacaacttctcttgctgtggcaagacatcaaattttgtcatggcgccatggaaacgccctttaacaaaaactcaagatctccaaaagttaacattgcacaggcctttagattagactgaccacaaaatgtatgttaatctcaaaaaaattataggagtagtttttcgcagcgtaaaacatgtcacttactgttgccaataggtggcgctatgactataactgaatgtgggcatgtagatctgttaagggcagatgttttatctaacatgtgaagtttggggcagattggacattgtatgtctgagttacagcaacttcctttttcatggcgaaacatcgaaatttgtcaggccgctatggacacgccctttaacgaaatctaaagatcttcgcaatttaacatcgcgaagggcttaagattacactgaccaggtttggtgttgatctgaataaatctctaggaggagttcgttaaagtacaacccctgaaaatggcaaaaacaacgccaattttgcagagaaaattcaaaataaccgacttcctgttgggattcggatttcgtgccaagagacttttttgtaggtattggtgtgttacatgtgtatactgatttttgtacatgtacgtgaaacatagctcgaggcgcactctgttgaaagtgtataggtggcgctatcgagccattttgccacacctgatggaattttggccttcagatgtgttcaggccaggactcttatcacacatgtgcagtttggggaagatcggacattttatgcctgagttatagcatattttattcccatggcgagacatcgaacttcgtgacggcgccatggacacgccttttaacgaaaactcaagatcttcacaacttaacattgcacaggcctttagattagactgaccacaataaatacattgatgtcataaaatttctaggagtagttcatcgcagtgtaaaatatgtcacttcctgttgccaataggtggcgctatgactataactgaatatgggcatgtcaatctgttcaggtcaggagtctcatcaaacatgtgaagtttggggcagattggtcattgtatgtctgagttatagcaacttcctgtttcatggcgaatcatcgaaattcgccaggccgccacggacacgcccattaacgaaaactcaaaagcttcgcaatttaacatcgcaaaggccttcagattaggcataccaaatttggtgttgatctgaatgaatctctaggaggagttcgttaaaatacaacgcatggaaatgacaaaaatgacacaaaatttgctcataatattagtaataaccgacttcctgttgggtttcggattttgctccaagagacttttttgtaggtattggagagttacatgattataccgattttcatacatgtacatgaaacgtagctcgaggcgcacaccgttgaacgtgtataggtggcgctgttgagccattttgccacacccacttctgaaacccatatcagacgtaaattttcgccagttctgaggtgtgtgcaaagtttcatgacttttcgagcatgtttaggccgtcaaaaatgcgattcattttggagaagaataataataataataataataataataataataataataataataataataataattaaagctgcaagcagctatgaacgggccctcgcacccgggctcaccgccatcgtgtggctttagtaaaaaggtgaacgttgagaaatatgcatttaatgtcctaaatataagttgaatatatcaaagtatatcccatatatgtgccaatcttcctgttgccagcaggtggcgctatcattataatggaatattggccttcagatgtgttcaggccaggacttttatcaaacatgtgaagtttggggaagattgaacattttatgcctgagttacaacaacttctcttgctgtggcaagacatcaaattttgtcatggcgccatggaaacaccctttaacaaaaactcaagatctccaaaagttaacattgcacaggcgtttagattagactgaccacaaaatatatgttaatctcaaaaaaaaattataggagtagtttgtcgcagcctaaaacatgtcacttcctgttgccagcaggtggcgctattactataactgaatatgtgcatgtagatctgttaagggcagaagtcttaactaacatgtgaagtttggcgcagattggacattgtatgtctgagttacagcaacttccttttcatcgcaatatatcaaaatttgtcaggccgccatggacacgtcctttaacgaaacctcaagatcattgcaatttaacaatgcaaaggcctttagattacactgaccaagtttggtgaggatctgaataaatctctaggaggagttagttaaagtacaacccctgaaaatggcaaaaacaacaccaattttgcagagaaaattctaaataactgacttcctgttgggattcggatttcgtaccaagagacttttttgtaggtattggtgtgttacatgtgtgtaccgatttttgtacatgtacgtgaaacatagctcgaggcacactccgttgaaagtgcatatgcactccgttgaaagtgtataggtggcgctatcgagccattttgccacacccaatggaatatttgccttcatatgtgttcaggccaggacccttatcacacacgtgaagtttggggaagatcggacattttatgcctgagttataacatcttttattcccatggcgagacatcgaacttcgtcacggcgccatggacacgccttttaacaaaaactcaagatcttcacaactgaacatcacacaggtctttagattagactgaccacaaaaaagacattgatgtcataaaatttctaggagtagtttgtcgcagtgtaaaatatgtaacttcctgttgccaataggtggcgctatgactataactgaatattggcatgtagatctgttcaggtcaagagtcttatccaacatgtgaagtttggggcagattggacattgtatgtctgagttacagcaacttcctttttcatggcgaaacatcaaaatttgtcaggccgccatggacccgccctttaacgaaacctcaagtccttcgcaatttattatcgcaaagggctttagattacactgaccaagtttggtgttgatctgaataaatctctagcaggagttcgttaaagtacaacccctgaaaatggcaaaaacaacaccaattttgaagggaaaattcaaaataaccgacttcctgttgggatccggatttcgtaccaagagacttttttgtaggtattggagtgttacatgtgtgtaccaatttttgtacatgtatgtgaaacatagctcgaggcgcactccgttgaaagtgtataggtggcgctatagagccattctgccacacccggtggaatattggcctgaagatctgttcaggccaggactcttatcacacatgtgaagtttggggaagatcggacatcttatgcctgagttataacatcttttattcacatggcgagacatcgaacttcgtcgcggcgccatgaacaagccttttaacgaaaactcaagatcttcaaaactgaacatcgcacaggcctttagattagactgaccacaaaaaagacattgatgtcataaaatttctaggagtagttcgtcgcagcgtaaaatatgtcacttcctgttgccaataggtggcgctatgactataactgaatatgggcatgtcaatctgttcaggtttggagtctcatcaaacatgtgaagtttggggcagattggtcattgtatgtgtgagttatagcaacttcatttttcatggcgaatcatcgaaattcgccaggccgccacggacacgcccttcaacgaaaagtcaggatcttcgcaatttaacatcgcaaaggcctttagattaggcataccaaatttggtgttgatttgaagaactctctaggaggagttcgttaaaatacaacacatggaaatgaccaaaattacacaaaatatgctcataatattaaaaataaccgacttcctgttgggtttagaatttcgctccaagagtcttttttgtaggtattggtgtgttacatatgtgtgccaattttcgtgcatgtacgtgaaacatagctggaaggctgttgattttcttggtataggtggcgctgtcgagccattttgccacaccctcttctgaatcctatatcagacgaaaattttcaccaggtttgacgagtgtgcaaagtttcatgactttttgagcatgttaaagccctcaaaaatgcgattcattcgggagaagaagaagaagaagaataataataataaattaaagctgcaagcagcgatgaacgggccctcgcacccgggctcaccggcagtgagtggctttagttaataggtgaacggtgagaaatatgcgtttaaactcataaatataagtagaatatatcaatgtttattccatacatgtgccaatcttcctgttgccagcaggtggcgctatcattatagtggaatattggccttcagatgtgttcagggcaggacttttgtcgaacatgtgaggtttggagaggattggacattttatgcctgagttaaaacaacatcctatttcatggcgaaacatcgaaatttgtcaggctgccatggacacgccctttaacgaaacctcaagatcttcgcaattttagatcgcaaaaggctttagattacac
This portion of the Carassius gibelio isolate Cgi1373 ecotype wild population from Czech Republic chromosome A12, carGib1.2-hapl.c, whole genome shotgun sequence genome encodes:
- the LOC128025110 gene encoding eukaryotic translation initiation factor 2-alpha kinase 1-like isoform X1, whose translation is MFHTTERLMAEESSSSSVVSTVNSHSFRIRRDLSTQDRGSRGAIFSLTDTEDDVQFDTSDSDNNCEVLLAGRQFPSIQEFASAIPNQLLLGSLLEHLCFVYESDPTRSRMLFKVIGQHLAAMNLLSPLAISDEFSSVRLQHNRAFTELLHATSSSLFPQEHRYLSTEGQSLRSKDGLFQAHTSRYLSEFDEIATLGKGSYGKVFKVTNKLDGQEYAVKKILIKKVTRNDCMKVLREVKVLSSLQHPNIVGYHTAWMEHVQPAVKNPKSLISQTFPALEKPLQRDGCTQENTNSSNGSSIVFEHSEEAEGKENQAALESLSVKPSTSKEEMGHAVCPKNVHNPQNIVPCVFLGKPRATVNKCPAAKWESSTLSEDDLSQNTLELNNNSYIDMDTAEWSEKQAHEVQLHLMLYIQMQLCERSLKDWIQERNLRTTEGLLMSVDPCESVDSERALNILKKILEGVEYIHSRGIMHRDLKPRNIFLHGPECHVKIGDFGLACRNIIIDEHEQLPSSSQASVNTDSAHTSGVGTFVYAAPEQLKGSHYDSKSDLYSIGVITLELFQPFGTEMERVHTLEELRQSKIPNTLSKSWPLLAKYITLLTSTDPSVRPSASHLLQSDLFRANDMVIHSLKCKIDEQEEEIIQLRRQISELQISQNAIHSPENV
- the LOC128025110 gene encoding eukaryotic translation initiation factor 2-alpha kinase 1-like isoform X2, coding for MDLGGNYIIALIAKIIDEASDSDNNCEVLLAGRQFPSIQEFASAIPNQLLLGSLLEHLCFVYESDPTRSRMLFKVIGQHLAAMNLLSPLAISDEFSSVRLQHNRAFTELLHATSSSLFPQEHRYLSTEGQSLRSKDGLFQAHTSRYLSEFDEIATLGKGSYGKVFKVTNKLDGQEYAVKKILIKKVTRNDCMKVLREVKVLSSLQHPNIVGYHTAWMEHVQPAVKNPKSLISQTFPALEKPLQRDGCTQENTNSSNGSSIVFEHSEEAEGKENQAALESLSVKPSTSKEEMGHAVCPKNVHNPQNIVPCVFLGKPRATVNKCPAAKWESSTLSEDDLSQNTLELNNNSYIDMDTAEWSEKQAHEVQLHLMLYIQMQLCERSLKDWIQERNLRTTEGLLMSVDPCESVDSERALNILKKILEGVEYIHSRGIMHRDLKPRNIFLHGPECHVKIGDFGLACRNIIIDEHEQLPSSSQASVNTDSAHTSGVGTFVYAAPEQLKGSHYDSKSDLYSIGVITLELFQPFGTEMERVHTLEELRQSKIPNTLSKSWPLLAKYITLLTSTDPSVRPSASHLLQSDLFRANDMVIHSLKCKIDEQEEEIIQLRRQISELQISQNAIHSPENV
- the LOC128025110 gene encoding eukaryotic translation initiation factor 2-alpha kinase 1-like isoform X3, encoding MLFKVIGQHLAAMNLLSPLAISDEFSSVRLQHNRAFTELLHATSSSLFPQEHRYLSTEGQSLRSKDGLFQAHTSRYLSEFDEIATLGKGSYGKVFKVTNKLDGQEYAVKKILIKKVTRNDCMKVLREVKVLSSLQHPNIVGYHTAWMEHVQPAVKNPKSLISQTFPALEKPLQRDGCTQENTNSSNGSSIVFEHSEEAEGKENQAALESLSVKPSTSKEEMGHAVCPKNVHNPQNIVPCVFLGKPRATVNKCPAAKWESSTLSEDDLSQNTLELNNNSYIDMDTAEWSEKQAHEVQLHLMLYIQMQLCERSLKDWIQERNLRTTEGLLMSVDPCESVDSERALNILKKILEGVEYIHSRGIMHRDLKPRNIFLHGPECHVKIGDFGLACRNIIIDEHEQLPSSSQASVNTDSAHTSGVGTFVYAAPEQLKGSHYDSKSDLYSIGVITLELFQPFGTEMERVHTLEELRQSKIPNTLSKSWPLLAKYITLLTSTDPSVRPSASHLLQSDLFRANDMVIHSLKCKIDEQEEEIIQLRRQISELQISQNAIHSPENV